One window of Pogoniulus pusillus isolate bPogPus1 chromosome 9, bPogPus1.pri, whole genome shotgun sequence genomic DNA carries:
- the HTRA2 gene encoding serine protease HTRA2, mitochondrial, whose product MAALARWARVPLGPGALRWGRALSGAAETRSPPPPPPPPPPPSPPSSAAGRALAAALGAGTAALVLLWAREGESRRPTLPVLRAAVPAPPPPQSPPASPRAAFNFIADVVEKTAPALVYVEIVGRHPFSGRDVPISNGSGFVVSPDGLIVTNAHVVANRRRVRVKLASGEQYDAMVQDVDQVADIATIKIKPKHPLPTLPLGRSSEVRQGEFVVAMGSPFALQNTITSGIVSSAQRGSRELGLATSDMEYIQTDAAIDFGNSGGPLVNLDGEVIGVNTMKVTSGISFAIPSDRLRKFLQKEEQRKSSWFGNAETKRRYIGVMMLTLTPSILTELKLRDPSFPDVSYGVLIHKVIIGSPAHQAGLKAGDIVLEINGQASRRAEDVYEAVRTQQSLALLVRRGYDTLLVSVVPEVTE is encoded by the exons ATGGCGGCGCTGGCGCGCTGGGCGCGGGTACCGCTAGGACCGGGAGCGCTGCGCTGGGGTCGAGCGCTCAGCGGGGCCGCCGAGACACGCTCCCCGCCgccacctcctcccccccctcctcctccatctcctccttcctccgCCGCGGGCCGGGCGCTGGCGGCGGCGCTGGGCGCTGGGACGGCGGCGCTGGTGCTGCTATGGGCCCGGGAGGGCGAGAGCCGCCGGCCCACGCTGCCCGTGCTGCGCGCCGCCGTGCCCGCCCCGCCGCCACCGCAGTCGCCACCCGCCTCGCCCCGCGCCGCCTTCAACTTCATCGCCGACGTGGTTGAGAAGACGGCGCCCGCGCTGGTCTACGTGGAGATCGTGGGCAG GCACCCCTTTTCAGGCCGTGATGTGCCCATCTCCAATGGCTCGGGTTTCGTGGTGTCTCCGGACGGGCTCATTGTCACCAACGCGCACGTGGTGGCCAACCGCCGGCGGGTGCGAGTGAAGCTGGCCAGCGGCGAGCAGTACGACGCCATGGTGCAGGACGTGGACCAGGTTGCAGACATCGCCACCATCAAGATCAAGCCAAAG caccCGCTGCCCACCCTACCCCTGGGGCGCTCCTCTGAGGTGCGGCAGGGAGAGTTCGTGGTAGCCATGGGCAGCCCCTTCGCCCTGCAGAACACCATCACCTCTGGCATCGTCAGTTCTGCTCAGCGTGGCAGCCGGGAGCTGGGCCTGGCCACCTCCGACATGGAGTACATCCAGACCGACGCTGCCATCGAC tttggGAACTCCGGAGGCCCCCTCGTCAACTTG GATGGTGAGGTCATTGGGGTGAACACCATGAAGGTGACCTCTGGCATCTCATTTGCCATCCCCTCAGACCGGCTGCGGAAGTTCCTGCAGAAGGAGGAGCAGCGCAAAA GCTCTTGGTTTGGCAACGCAGAGACAAAGCGCCGCTACATCGGGGTGATGATGCTGACTCTGACACCAAG CATCCTGACTGAGCTGAAGCTGCGTGACCCCAGCTTCCCTGATGTCTCCTATGGGGTGCTGATTCACAAGGTGATCATCGGCTCCCCAGCCCACCA ggcagggctgaaggCTGGGGACATCGTGCTGGAGATCAACGGGCAGGCTTCGCGCCGCGCAGAGGACGTGTATGAGGCGGTGCGGacgcagcagagcctggccctgctggtgCGGCGCGGCTACGACACGCTGCTGGTGAGCGTTGTGCCCGAGGTGACCGAGTAG
- the AUP1 gene encoding lipid droplet-regulating VLDL assembly factor AUP1 isoform X1 — MESSAAPGPERLFDSHRFPTDGFLLLALLLYAPVGLCLLVLRLFIGVHVFLVSCALPDSVLRRFIVRVMCSVLGLFVRQSDPRLRDTSVRVYIANHVTQFDHNVINLLTSCNTPALNGAPGFLCWSRGFMELGVTGSRAELVDSLKVYSSHGANPPLLLFPEEAATNGRAGLLRFSSWPFSILDVVQPVALQVQRPLITVSVADSSWITELLWTFFVPFTVYQVRWMPSVPRRAEELSEDFALRVQELLAMELGVVSTRLTAADKAEHMKRLRHTSPLSFTPVPTVLSLAASSQPLAARPRVPSSLAAVAPEEVRITAMAQRVKEVLPHVPLEVIRIDLAQTNCVDTTIANLLEGRVPFYPESEEAGTDQPAPSTSQPAAAFGVQSSVVVPSSKPATKQFAKSPVERHLSLQERKRALYDYARRRFTEKHGVARVGDSP, encoded by the exons ATGGAGTCTTCTGCGGCCCCGGGCCCCGAGCGGCTCTTCGACTCGCACcg GTTTCCGACCGATGGGTTCCTGCTTCTGGCCCTGCTACTGTACGCCCCTGTGGGGCTCTGCCTGCTCGTCCTGCGCCTCTTCATTGGCGTTCACGTCTTTCTGGTCAGCTGCGCTCTGCCCGACAGTGTGCTTCGACG GTTTATCGTGCGTGtgatgtgctcagtgctgggcttGTTTGTGCGGCAAAGCGACCCCCGGCTCCGTGACACCAGCGTGAGGGTTTACATTGCCAACCACGTCACGCAGTTCGATCACAACGTCATCaacctcctcacctcctgcaACACG cctgctctgaatgGTGCCCCTGGCTTCCTCTGCTGGTCGAGGGGGTtcatggagctgggggtgacaGGAAGCCGAGCAGAGCTGGTGGACTCCCTGAAGGTGTACTCATCCCACGGAGCAAACCCACCATTGCTGCTCTtcccagaggaggctgccacCAACGGCCGTGCCGGCTTGCTGCGGTTCAG ctcatGGCCGTTCTCCATCCTGGATGTGGTGCAGCCGGTGGCACTGCAAGTGCAGAGGCCGCTGATCACTGTG AGTGTGGCTGACTCCTCCTggatcacagagctgctctggaccTTCTTCGTTCCCTTCACAGTTTATCAAGTAAG GTGGATGCCGTCTGTCCCCAGACGAGCTGAGGAGCTGAGCGAGGATTTTGCGCTCCGAGTTCAGGAG ctcttGGCCATGGAGCTGGGTGTGGTATCCACACGGCTCACAGCAGCAGACAAAGCTGAGCACATGAAGAGACTGAGGCACACGTCGCCTCTCTCCTTCACCCCAG TGCCCACTGTCCTTTCCCTTGCAGCCTCCAGCCAGCCACTGGCAGCCAGGCCCagggtgccttccagcctggctgctgtggctcccGAGGAGGTGCGAATCACAGCGATGGCTCAGCGGGTCAAGGAGGTGCTGCCTCACgtgcctctggaggtcatcagGATAGACTTGG CCCAAACCAACTGTGTAGATACCACCATTGCCAACCTGCTGGAGGGGAGAGTGCCCTTTTATCCTGAAAGTGAGGAGGCTGGcactgaccagcctgccccgtctacctcccagcctgcagctgcttttggtGTCCAGAGCTCCGTAGTTGTACCCTCTTCCAAG CCAGCTACGAAGCAATTTGCCAAGTCCCCGGTGGAGCGGCATCTGTCCTTGCAAGAGCGGAAACGAGCCTTGTACGACTATGCCCGCAG GCGCTTCACGGAGAAGCACGGCGTGGCGCGGGTCGGCGACAGCCCCTGA
- the AUP1 gene encoding lipid droplet-regulating VLDL assembly factor AUP1 isoform X2 — translation MESSAAPGPERLFDSHRFPTDGFLLLALLLYAPVGLCLLVLRLFIGVHVFLVSCALPDSVLRRFIVRVMCSVLGLFVRQSDPRLRDTSVRVYIANHVTQFDHNVINLLTSCNTPALNGAPGFLCWSRGFMELGVTGSRAELVDSLKVYSSHGANPPLLLFPEEAATNGRAGLLRFSSWPFSILDVVQPVALQVQRPLITVSVADSSWITELLWTFFVPFTVYQVRWMPSVPRRAEELSEDFALRVQELLAMELGVVSTRLTAADKAEHMKRLRHTSPLSFTPASSQPLAARPRVPSSLAAVAPEEVRITAMAQRVKEVLPHVPLEVIRIDLAQTNCVDTTIANLLEGRVPFYPESEEAGTDQPAPSTSQPAAAFGVQSSVVVPSSKPATKQFAKSPVERHLSLQERKRALYDYARRRFTEKHGVARVGDSP, via the exons ATGGAGTCTTCTGCGGCCCCGGGCCCCGAGCGGCTCTTCGACTCGCACcg GTTTCCGACCGATGGGTTCCTGCTTCTGGCCCTGCTACTGTACGCCCCTGTGGGGCTCTGCCTGCTCGTCCTGCGCCTCTTCATTGGCGTTCACGTCTTTCTGGTCAGCTGCGCTCTGCCCGACAGTGTGCTTCGACG GTTTATCGTGCGTGtgatgtgctcagtgctgggcttGTTTGTGCGGCAAAGCGACCCCCGGCTCCGTGACACCAGCGTGAGGGTTTACATTGCCAACCACGTCACGCAGTTCGATCACAACGTCATCaacctcctcacctcctgcaACACG cctgctctgaatgGTGCCCCTGGCTTCCTCTGCTGGTCGAGGGGGTtcatggagctgggggtgacaGGAAGCCGAGCAGAGCTGGTGGACTCCCTGAAGGTGTACTCATCCCACGGAGCAAACCCACCATTGCTGCTCTtcccagaggaggctgccacCAACGGCCGTGCCGGCTTGCTGCGGTTCAG ctcatGGCCGTTCTCCATCCTGGATGTGGTGCAGCCGGTGGCACTGCAAGTGCAGAGGCCGCTGATCACTGTG AGTGTGGCTGACTCCTCCTggatcacagagctgctctggaccTTCTTCGTTCCCTTCACAGTTTATCAAGTAAG GTGGATGCCGTCTGTCCCCAGACGAGCTGAGGAGCTGAGCGAGGATTTTGCGCTCCGAGTTCAGGAG ctcttGGCCATGGAGCTGGGTGTGGTATCCACACGGCTCACAGCAGCAGACAAAGCTGAGCACATGAAGAGACTGAGGCACACGTCGCCTCTCTCCTTCACCCCAG CCTCCAGCCAGCCACTGGCAGCCAGGCCCagggtgccttccagcctggctgctgtggctcccGAGGAGGTGCGAATCACAGCGATGGCTCAGCGGGTCAAGGAGGTGCTGCCTCACgtgcctctggaggtcatcagGATAGACTTGG CCCAAACCAACTGTGTAGATACCACCATTGCCAACCTGCTGGAGGGGAGAGTGCCCTTTTATCCTGAAAGTGAGGAGGCTGGcactgaccagcctgccccgtctacctcccagcctgcagctgcttttggtGTCCAGAGCTCCGTAGTTGTACCCTCTTCCAAG CCAGCTACGAAGCAATTTGCCAAGTCCCCGGTGGAGCGGCATCTGTCCTTGCAAGAGCGGAAACGAGCCTTGTACGACTATGCCCGCAG GCGCTTCACGGAGAAGCACGGCGTGGCGCGGGTCGGCGACAGCCCCTGA
- the LOC135178287 gene encoding BCL2/adenovirus E1B 19 kDa protein-interacting protein 3-like isoform X1 — MACAGDDGSWVELRCGPACLEPSRFSSCHSDVERMLLEAQLETENGDGALLTLGSPAWDDTGVSQASERPGQNELLPSCSQAQSCCPPTHQQDVPEEAKWRERRLLASLGWARAHHSQRLSPKEFAFVCPPQPVLWNLQGGEVGRKKRLFSSELLLLFIPSLLLSHLLTLGLGIYIGKRLAASSANPL, encoded by the exons ATGGCATGCGCCGGCGACGACG gctcctgGGTGGAGCTGCGATGTGGCCCTGCGTGCCTGGAGCCCTCGCggttctcctcctgtcactccgACGTGGAGCGGATGCTGCTGGAGGCCCAGCTGGAGACAGAGAACGGCGATGG TGCCTTGCTGACGCTGGGCTCCCCAGCCTGGGACGACACTGGAGTCAGTCAGGCGAGTGAGCGGCCTGGGCAGAATGAGCTGcttccttcctgcagccaggccCAGTCATGCtgccctcccacccaccag CAGGATGTGCCAGAGGAAGCCAAGTGGAGGGAGCGACGCCTGCTAGCGTCCCTCGGCTGGGCCCGTGCCCACCACTCTCAACGCCTGTCTCCAAA GGAGTTTGCCTTTGTGTGCCCCCCCCAGCCAGTGCTGTGGAacctgcagggaggtgaggtggggaggaagaagaggctgttcagttcagagctgctgctgctcttcatcccctcgctgctgctcagccacctGCTGACCCTAGGGCTGGG GATCTACATTGGGAAGCGTCTGGCAGCCTCCTCAGCAAACCCGCTGTGA
- the LOC135178287 gene encoding BCL2/adenovirus E1B 19 kDa protein-interacting protein 3-like isoform X2, whose product MACAGDDGSWVELRCGPACLEPSRFSSCHSDVERMLLEAQLETENGDGALLTLGSPAWDDTGVSQASERPGQNELLPSCSQAQSCCPPTHQDVPEEAKWRERRLLASLGWARAHHSQRLSPKEFAFVCPPQPVLWNLQGGEVGRKKRLFSSELLLLFIPSLLLSHLLTLGLGIYIGKRLAASSANPL is encoded by the exons ATGGCATGCGCCGGCGACGACG gctcctgGGTGGAGCTGCGATGTGGCCCTGCGTGCCTGGAGCCCTCGCggttctcctcctgtcactccgACGTGGAGCGGATGCTGCTGGAGGCCCAGCTGGAGACAGAGAACGGCGATGG TGCCTTGCTGACGCTGGGCTCCCCAGCCTGGGACGACACTGGAGTCAGTCAGGCGAGTGAGCGGCCTGGGCAGAATGAGCTGcttccttcctgcagccaggccCAGTCATGCtgccctcccacccaccag GATGTGCCAGAGGAAGCCAAGTGGAGGGAGCGACGCCTGCTAGCGTCCCTCGGCTGGGCCCGTGCCCACCACTCTCAACGCCTGTCTCCAAA GGAGTTTGCCTTTGTGTGCCCCCCCCAGCCAGTGCTGTGGAacctgcagggaggtgaggtggggaggaagaagaggctgttcagttcagagctgctgctgctcttcatcccctcgctgctgctcagccacctGCTGACCCTAGGGCTGGG GATCTACATTGGGAAGCGTCTGGCAGCCTCCTCAGCAAACCCGCTGTGA
- the LOC135178287 gene encoding uncharacterized protein LOC135178287 isoform X3, with product MACAGDDGSWVELRCGPACLEPSRFSSCHSDVERMLLEAQLETENGDGALLTLGSPAWDDTGVSQASERPGQNELLPSCSQAQSCCPPTHQQDVPEEAKWRERRLLASLGWARAHHSQRLSPNQCCGTCREVRWGGRRGCSVQSCCCSSSPRCCSATC from the exons ATGGCATGCGCCGGCGACGACG gctcctgGGTGGAGCTGCGATGTGGCCCTGCGTGCCTGGAGCCCTCGCggttctcctcctgtcactccgACGTGGAGCGGATGCTGCTGGAGGCCCAGCTGGAGACAGAGAACGGCGATGG TGCCTTGCTGACGCTGGGCTCCCCAGCCTGGGACGACACTGGAGTCAGTCAGGCGAGTGAGCGGCCTGGGCAGAATGAGCTGcttccttcctgcagccaggccCAGTCATGCtgccctcccacccaccag CAGGATGTGCCAGAGGAAGCCAAGTGGAGGGAGCGACGCCTGCTAGCGTCCCTCGGCTGGGCCCGTGCCCACCACTCTCAACGCCTGTCTCCAAA CCAGTGCTGTGGAacctgcagggaggtgaggtggggaggaagaagaggctgttcagttcagagctgctgctgctcttcatcccctcgctgctgctcagccacctGCTGA